TCGGAGGATGCCAGTTCACGCACGTGTGATCGAATGGGAGTTATACCGTCGGTCGAACGGCGACTTTGAGAGGAGTTCACCCTGATGAATGAACGACCCCGGCTTGCGCTCGTCGTCTGGAGCGTCCTCGTTTCACAGGTATTTCTCTACCCGGGACTCGACGAAACCGTCTCGGCACTCGGTGGCAGCGAGATCGTCCTCGCTGGAACGTGGTTTCTCGCCGCCGAGTTCAGTGCATTCGTGGTCTGTGCCGTCCTGTGGGGCGTCGCCAGTGACTCCCTCGGGTCTCGAACGCCGCTCGTCGTTCTCGGTGCGGCGGGCGGTGCCGCGAGCTATCTGGCGGTCGCACTCGCTCCGAGCGTCGGGCTCGGGTTCGGAGCGGTGTTGCTGTTGCGGGTCGTCGGTGGTGCGTTCACGATCGGTGCGTTCTCGTTGTCGATCACGATGTTGATGGACCTCTCCGGGGAACACGGACGCAACATGGGTGCTGCCGGGACGGCAATCGGCCTCGGGGCGGCGATCGGCTCGGTCGTGGGCGGGCAACTCGCGACGATCGATCCGCTCGCACCCCTGTACGGCGGTGCCGTGCTCCTCGGTGGTGCGGCTGCCCTCGCCGCGACGGTTCCCGACCGGAGTACCGGCGGCGGGCTCCCCGTCGACATGATCGTCGATCGCGTCCGAACGCGCCCCGTATTACTCGTCCCGTTCGCGTTCGGCTATATCGACCGCTTGACGGCTGGCTTCTTCGCGTTGACTGGTGTCGCCTACTTCAGGGACACGTTCGGTATCGACGCGGCAACGGCGGGATTCACGCTGGCGTTGTTCTTCGTTCCGTTCGCAGTGTTGCAGTATCCGGTCGGCTCGCTTTCGGATCGAGTCGGGCGATTCCTTCCCGTCGTCGTCGGCTCCCTGCTGTATGGGGTAACGATCATCACTGTCGCACTGGCACCGAGCTACGTGGTCGCGGCGGGTCTAATGGTGCTCGTCGGTGTCTGCGGGGCGCTCGTCTCGCCAACGACGATGGCGCTCGTCACCGACATCGTCCCGGCGACGGAACGTGGCGCGGCGATGGGCGGATTCAACGTATTCGGTAGTCTCGGGATGTTGAGCGGGTTTCTCATCGGTGGCACCGTCACGGAACTGTACGGCTATCTGCCGGCATTTCTCGTGGCTGGTGGACTGGAGATAGCGATCGCAATACTTGCGTCTCGGTCAGTCCATCGAATCACGGTTTCCGATGGAGGACTCTCGTCTGATGTGAGTAACGACTGAAGGCGAGGATCGAGATGGAACCACGGTGGCGTGGAACACCGCTTCGCTCCACGACAACGGTGTTGGAACGCTCGTTTTACGTGGGGACGGCAGGAGAAATGAGCGAGCGGACTGTGGAACGATACATCAACCGCACAGAGCATGTTTGAATCGTACTTCCGCGATTCACCCTCGGGGCTTGACCCCGAGGCACTCTCACTGTATTTTCTGTAGATCCTCGATATTTCGGTCAACGTCTCCACCGCGATAGCAACCAACCCACTCAACTAACTAATCAATCAGACATACCAACTCCCTGAGTACGATCTATAGTACGCCTTTAGGCAGAAGAAGTCTTATTACTAACTAACTGGTTAGTTTCAGTATGAGCCAATCGGTTTCCCAAAAGCGGCCGTGGCTCGCTGCACTGCTCGGAGCACTTGCGACGGGGGTTGGGCATATCTACCTTCGTCGGTGGCGTCGTGGATTTGCTTGGGTCGGCGTTCTATTTGCTGTCACTGTCCTTTTCGTCGACTCTGCGGTTGTCGAGACGCTCGCAAACGGGACCGCCGTCGATCCGATAGCGATCGCGCCAATTCTATTAGTGGGTGGTCTCAGCGCCGCCGATGCGTATCTCCTCGCACATGTGCATAATGCGGTCGCTCGACTGGCCGTCACTTCGGATGGACAGCTCACACACTGTCCTCACTGTGGCAAGGAGCTCGATACGGACCTTGAATTCTGCCACTGGTGTACGACGGATCTCAGCGAGTTGGACGAGATCTCCTCGGATACTCGGGACAAAAAGGACGATCCATATCGGAACTAGATCGACCGATTCACGCCTCGATTCGGTTCATAGCGGCTTGTCCTGTTTCCACAACCCATTATCGGGATCGGGTTTCCGTGCCGGTCACAATCGGTATCAGTGAATACATGGAGCTAGCCGAGGAACTCGGGGACGATGTGGCCCTGGGGACATGCCGCGACCGGGTACCTGCTCTATGCGGCGTATACGCGGCTTCGATACGACCGTCCGCCGGACGGACCAGCCACATTGCTGTTGTTGTTCGGGACGCAGCTTCCCGACCTGATCGACAAGCCGCTGGCGTGGACGCTGCTCGTGTTGCCCTCGGGGCGCTCGCTCGGGCACTCCCTGCTCCTTCTCGTCCCGCTGGTGCTCATCGCGGCCGTCGTCGTCCGGAATCGGGACACCGAGTGGGCGATCGCACTCGCGGTCGGCGCCCTCTCACACGCCATCGTTGATGTCCTGCCAGCCGCCCTTCGTGGCGAGTTCGCCTACACCACGTCCCTCGTTTGGCCGTTACTGCCCCCTCCACCATACGACGAGCAGGGACGAACGATCATCGGACAGTTCCTCTCGCTGGAGCCGACGCCGATGCTGACGTTCGAACTCGTGCTCGCACTCGTCGCCGTCGCCGTCTGGTGGCGCCAGGGTCGGCCCGGGATCGATACGATTCGTGCTGTCGTGGTCGCTCGGGACGGGTGAGGGGGCGGCGACGACAGGCGCCGCTTGATTCGACGAGAGCATCGTAGTCGGTAGAAATAGTTTTCTTATCGGGACGTTCCAGTGGGCGATTCGGCGCTTTCGAGTGTTTCCGCCCACAGCATGAACCGCTCGAAGCCCAGCATCACGACGAGGAAGACACCGGTGAAGACGGCCGTTTCGATGAGATCGAGGATGCCGGTGAAGGCAACGACGGTGAAGATGAACGCCGTAAGGGCGGCGACGAGACCTGCAATGAAGAGTCTGAATCGAGAATCCATGGGTTCCTCTATGGCGATTCGAGATCATAACGGTTGCGTGAGAAGAGATCGCTGCTGGCATGGATATGTGTCGGTGAAGCGTGCCGAGCGACTCCAAGACGGTTATTCGAATGTACTGTCACTGTCTTCGAGTCAGTTCTCTTCAACCGCGACGACCCGTTCGTCGCCTCTTGAGCGAAACCTCCATCTCGGGAGACCACCGGCGCGTTGAGCTCACGGCCGACCGCAGCCCGAACTCTTCGTGTGTCCTCACTCGGAATCGAGGTCGTCGCCGAGAGACCCCTCGTACTTGTCCTGTTCCTTCTCGGGCAGGAACTGGCGCTCCCACTCGACGACCTCGGGGAATCCCGAAAACTCGTGGAGGCTACCGACCGGTCGGTCGTTGAATTCGTCGTCGATGTCCCGCATCGCCGCGACGGGATCGTCGGCAAACGTCGAGAGGTCGGCGTGGACGTTCGCGATCGTCGATAGCGTCGAGGCGATTGGGAACACCACCAGATCGAAGCCCCACTCCTCGAGCGCCGACAGCTCGACGTACGGTGAGGAACCCATATCGCCGACGAAGTTGTAGACGATCGGGCCGTCGACCTCTCGGCCGACACGTTCGAGTTCCCGCTCGTCGGTGGGACCCTCGACGAACGCGACGTCGGCGCCGGCGGCGAGGAAGTCGTTGGCACGGCCGATCGCCGCCTCGAGCGAGCCGTCGCCGGTCCCGCGCGCATCGGTGCGCGCGATCAGCACGAATTCGGGGGCCCGCTCATCGCGCACGGCGGCCGCGGCTTCGATCTTCCCGACCGCTTCTTCTCGTGGAATGACCTGCCGTCCCTTCGTGTGCCCGCAGCGTTTCGGGAACGTCTGGTCCTCGATGTGGATCGCGCCGACGCCGGCCTTGATGTACTCGCGGACCGTCCGGACGACGTTCGTCGCGTTGCCGTAGCCGTTGTCGGCGTCGGCGATCAGCGGCACGTCGATGCGTTCCTGGATGTTCGTCGCGTTGTCGATCATCTCCGGCATCGTGATGAACCCGGCATCCGGATAGCCGATCTTCGAGAGCGACGTGCCGTAGCCGGTCATGTAGATGGCGTCGAAGCCGACGCTGTCGGCGACGGCGGCCGTCAGGGGGTCATGAACGCCGGGACAGGCGAGGATCTCGTCGCTCGCGAGGCGTTCTCGGAGCGCTCCACCAGTGGTGGTCATGGCCGTCCCCACGTCACGCGGCGGGTGGTCGGTGTCGATTCGACTCGGCCGTCGTTAGAGTCGGGGTCGTTATACATTGTCTGAAAGGTGCGAGAGGACGTCGTCGGTCGTAACGACGTCACCGTACTTCGCGTTGATGTCAAAGAGGTTGGCTCGATGCGGTCCCTCGGCACGGTCGCCGACCGCGTCGGCGGGAACGATGGTTCGATAGCCGTGCTGGAGGCTGTCAACGGCGGTTGCACGGACGCAGCCGCTGGTTGTGACGCCGGCAAGGACGAGCGTGTCCACACGATCCGTCGTTAACTCCGTCTGGAGGTCGGTCCCGAAGAAAGCGCTGGCGTACTTCTTCAGGATCACTCGTTCGCCATCTGTGGGTGCGATTCGCTCGTCGACGTCGACCGCCTCGGTGCCGAGGCGCAGTTCCTTCAGGGCGGGCACCTTCTCGATGAACCGCCCGGCATCGCCGTACGAGTCCTCGAACGCGACGGTCGTGAAATAGCGCGGGAGGTCCCGATCGCGAAAGGCCGCGAGCAACTGTTCGGTCCGTTCGAGGACGTCACTCACGTCCGAACCGAGGCGAGTGGTCGGATCCGTGAAGGCGTTGATCAGGTCGATGACGAGCAGTGCCGGTCGCTCGCCGAGGCCGACGCTCGCGCCGAAGTCCGCCGGATCGTAGTCGATGTCGAAGTCGTGTGGTGAGTCCATAAATTGTGATCGGCGACGGCTCAGTTGTGTCGATCGTCGAACTCCCGGCGTTCGGCGGCGATGCGTGCTTCGAGGGTCTCGTCGTCCGGTAGTGGGCCGTAATCGAACGCTTCGGGCTCGTCGCGCGTCCTGTGGAGCTCCTCGCGTCGATCCTCGGTGGCTACGTCGTCGACGCTGCCCTCGTCGAGGACGACCCCGTACTCTGCCTCGGCGGCTGATTCGGAGACGAGCCCGCGCCGAACCTCTCGAGCGACGACATCGGGATCACGTTCGAGCGGATCGCCGAGCCCGCCGCCGCCGGCGGTACTGAAGACGAGTGTATCGCCCGCCTCGACGGCGACGTTTTCGACCTTCGACGGTAACTCCTCTTCAGTCCCGTCGGTTCGGATCAGTGTCTTCTCGCTTGTTTGGGCATGGCTACCGCCGTCGACGCCCCACGGGTAGGTGTGGGCCCGATCGTCCTGGAAGGTGATCGCCCCGTCCTCCTCGAACGTGTAGACCTTCGTGATGCCGTGGCCACCTCGGAACTGGCCGGCCCCGCCGGTGTCGCTCCGGGTGCTGTACTCGTCGATGCTCAGCGGGTAGTACGCCTCCTGGTATTCGGCGGGCACGGTCCGGAACATCGGCCACCACGAATGGCCGTCGAGCCCGTCACCGCCCGGCCGTGCGGGGATCCCGCCGTAGAGGATCTCGAGCATCTGGAAGTCGTTGCCCTCCGAGTCCGTGCCCGCATAGACGAGGTTTGGCGACGTGCCGTAACTCCCCGCGACAGAGAAGCCGTCGATGAGCTTCGAGAACGTCGCCTGCAGGACGTCGAACTGCCGGGCCATCATCGGTAGACGGTTGCCGAGCGCCGCCGGGAACTCCGGCTGCACGACGCTCCCTTCAGGCAGCGTCACCTCGAAGAGGTCGTAGTAGCCGTCGTTGAACGTGAGCAGGGGGTCGAACGCCATGATGAGGAAGACCCCGGTAAACATCTTGAACATCTTCTCGTTCAAGAGGAAGTTCACCGTCCCCGGGACCTGCTCGTCGGTGCCCGTCCAGTCGAGGTAGACGGTCTCACCCTCCCGGTAGATCTCGAGGTGGAGCTTGATCGGGCCGTTACCCATCCCGTCGTCGTCGACGTAGTCCTCGAAGGTGTAACGTTCGCCCTCGGGGACGAACTCGTGGATGAGGTCGATCATCCCGTCGCGGGTGCGATCGAGGATGGCGTCGCAGGCCTCGACGTACGTCTCCTTGCCGAAGCGATCACAGAGCTCGTGGATGCGGGTTTCTGCGGCTTTCGTCCCCGCCGCCAATGCCTTGATGTCGGCTTCGGCGTGTTCGGGTAGGCGAGTGTTGTGCGCGAACGATTCAAGCAGTTCGCTGTCGATCTCGCCGCCCTTGTAGAGTTTGACCGGGGGCAGACGCATCCCCTCCTCGAAGATCGTACTCGCCTGAACGGGCATGCTACCGGGCGTCTTTCCGCCGACGTCCATCAGATTGCCCCACTGGCTGGAAAAGCCCACGAGGTCCCCCTCGTAGAAGACCGGACGCAACAGGAGCATGTCCGGCGTGTGCGAGACCGCGCCGGCGCACATGTACGGGTCGTTGGTCGCGATCACGTCGCCGTCGGCGAGGTCCTCGCGCTCGAACGCCGAGTTCGCGAGGATGGTGTCGATCGCCGAGCCGAACTGACCCATGACCATCCTACCTTTCGCGTCGGCGATGAGTGGGAACTGGTCGGATTGTTCGCGGATGACGGGACTGATCGCCGTCGTCTCGACCACGCGGTCCATCTCGTAACGGGTGTTCGAGAGTGTACTCTCGATGATGTCGAGCGTGGTCTGGTCGACGTCGTGTTCACCGACGAAGTCAGGGGATTCACTCACTGTCGGTCACCTCGGTTGATCTCGATGTTGCCATAGCGGTCGATGGTCGCGACGTGGTCGGGTTGGACGACGACCGTCGAGTCGTCGTCCGTAACGATCGCCGGCCCGTCGATCTCGTTGCCCGGCCGCAACTGGGCGCGGTCGTAGACCGACGTGTCGTAGTATTCGCCGTTGAAATACACCTCGTGGGAGTCGAGTTCGGCACCGGTCGGATCGGCGTCGGTACGTGGCTGTTCCTCGATCGTAACCCCCTGTAGTGTCCCGTTCCCGATGACGCGAAGAGTGGCGATCTCCAGGGGCGCATCGAGCGAGAACCCGAACTGGCGATCGTGGCGTGCCTCGAAATCGTCCTTGATCTCCGCGAGTCCGGCCTCGTCGCGGAGGTTCTCGATCGTGATCGGGATCGACATCTGGATGTCCTGCCGGAAGTACCGACAGTCGGCGAAGTAGTCGAACGCGTGATCGGCCTCGTCGACGCCCTCGGAGACGAGCCACTCGCCGGCCTCTGTCTCGAGGTCGCGCAGTTTCTCGGCGACGTCCGCACCGTCGATGTCGTCTTCGGTCTCCAGATACGTCTCCGAGAACTCGTTTCGAACGTCCGAGGTGAGAAAGCCGAAGGCGGACATGACCCCTGGACCCGGCGGGATGAGAAGGGGATAGGTCCCCATCACGTCTGCGAGCGCGTTGGCGTGCATCGGACCGGCGCCGCCGAAGGCGACCAGCCCGAACTCGCGGGGATCGTAGCCGCGCTCGACGGAGACGACGCGAAGCGCGCTATGCATGTTCTCGTTGACGATGTCGAGGATCGCCTGTGCGGCCTCCTCGATCGTGGTACCACGCTCGTCGGCGATGGTTGCCACGGCATCGCGAGCGGCCTCCCTATCCAACTCCATCCGCCCGCCGAGTTGGACCGTCGGTGGGATCCGACCGAGAACGACGTTGGCGTCCGTGACGGTCGGCTCCTCGCCACCCTGTCCGTAACACGCCGGTCCGGGATCCGCGCCGGCACTCTCCGGACCGACCTGCAGCGATCCGCTCAACTGTACACGAGCGATCGAGCCGCCGCCGGCACCCACGGTATTGACGTCGACGGATCTCGATTTGAACTCCCGATACCCGACCTTCGTCTGGCGCGCGGTCTCGGGCGTCCCGTCCTCGACGAGCGACACGTCGGTCGAGGTGCCCCCCATGTCGAGCGTCAGGACGTCGGGAACGCCTTTCTCCGACGCGATGGTCGCCGCCCCGACGACGCCGCCACTCGGCCCCGAAAGGGCGAGTTCGACCGGTCGCCCCTTCGCAGCCTCGGAACTCATCAGCCCGCCATCGGAACGGACGACGTTCATCGTGGCCGTCGATCCGGCCGCCGCGAGCGATTCGTCGAGTCCGTCGAGGTACTCGATGACCGTCGGACGAGCGTAGTCGTTGATGACGGTCGTGAGCGTCCGTTCGTACTCGCCGTATTCCGGGACGATGTCGGAGGAGATGGACACCGGCAGCCCGGGCGCCTTCTCGGCGACGATCTCCCGGACGCGCTCTTCGTGGGCGGGATTGAGATAGGAGTTCAACAGCGCGACGGTCACCGACTCGACGCCGGCAGCGTCCAGTTCCGCGACCGCTTCTCGCACTGCGTCCTCGTCGAGCGGCTCGGTCACCTCGCCCGCCGGAGAGCTGATCGACCCGGTGATCCCCCATGTGTCCACCAGATCGGCGAGGGGTGCCGGTTTTTCCATGTCCATCCAGCCGTACAGCGGACCGGGCGTCCACGCCCGTGCCAAGTGCAGTATGTCCTCGTGCCCGGCCGTCGTGATGAGACCGACCCGCGATCCCGTCTCCTCCAGAAGCATGTTCGTCACGACCGTCGTGCCGTGAAACAGGAGCTCGAGTTCGCCGACCGACGTTCCGGCCTTTTCGGTCGCCTCCTCGACGCCCCGAAGCACCCCTTCGGAGGGATCCGATGGCGTCGAAAGGACTTTATCGATCGTGAGTTCGTGCGTCGTCTCGTCGAAGACGATCACGTCGGTGAACGTCCCGCCGACGTCGACGCCGAGGTTATATGTCATGTGTTATCGTACACTACAGAGGATACCGTGATCGCGAGTAAGGATTTCCCCAACAGCTGTTGGCTGTTTATATCACACCGCTTCGTCGTTGGCTATCAGTGACTAACCCAGCAACTACGCTTTTCACCACGGGTCACGTTATCATGAACCGTCAGGATGTTTATTGCGACGGTTCACTTCACACAACACCGGGACTGTATCCTTCGACGACTCACTACGGACGTCGACAGTCCCGTCCCGATCGAGATCGAAGAGATACAGAACGGGCTCGTGACGTTCGTTCTCCGTTCGGGTCGCCATACCGACGCGTTTCAGCCGGTGCTCGAAGCCGCCGATCACGTCGAACACGTCAAGCGCCTCGACGACGAGAACCTGCTCGTCACCAAACCGTCCTGTGGAGCGTACTCGGCCATCTATCAGAATCACGGTACGCTCCGGCGCTCGAACACCGTTTCAGGCCGACAACGAGAATACAACGTCCTCGCGTTCCGTCGCGAGGATCTCAAGAACATCCTCGACGATCTGGGTACGTTCGGGACGGTCACGCTCGGAAAACTCGAGGAGTTCAGGGCGGACATCGATTCGCCGCTGACCGACCGACAGCGCGACGTCGCCATCGAAGCGCTCACGCGTGGGTACTACGACTGGCCACGGGCGATCACGAACGAAGCGCTCGCCGAGGAGTTGGGGATCAGCCGTGCTACCCTACAGGAACACCTCCGGAAGGCAGAACGGGCATTGCTTTCCGCCGCCCTCGTGGACGGGCACAAGCGAACCGGCGAGGGACGGTTCGAGCGCATCGAACTCGAGTAACCCATCGACTAGAGGCGCTTTCAATCCTCGATCGAACGTTCTGTTCCATCACAAACTGCGGTCGTCTAGTCGATGCTGCCGGTCCATCTCCCGAGGGCCGAGACGGGTGGGGACCACCGTTACAGTGCCATATTCATGTAACGTAACGAACTACTCTATACGAAATGGTTAAATATGTAGAATATCTCTGTATCAAGAGAACTACTCACATGGGAGATTCATACAATGATTCCACGGATTCGAGGACAGGGCGTGAGACGACGAACATCGATCGACGGTCCGTCCTCGCATCCGGGGCGGCCATCATCAGTGCGACGAGTCTCGCCGGCTGTCTCGGTGGCGATGAATCAGGTAACGGTAATGATAGCGGTGGTGGTGGGTCCGGAGGCGGGACGACGAACGTCGCGATCGTCTCGAGCCCCGCTGGGTTCGACGACAACGCGTTCAACGACCTCGCGCTCGAAGGCCTCCAGACCGCCGCGGAGGAGTACGACATCGAGATCAACGAGGTCGAGGAGACCGAACAGGCCCAGTACCAGTCGACACAGTCCGAACTCGCGAGTAGCGGCGAGTACGACCTCATCGTGCTGGTCTCGTACAACCACACCGAGGCGCTGACCCAGAACGCCGCCGACTACCCCGACCAGAACTGGATGCTCATCAACGACCACGTCGAAGAACCGAACGTGGCCGGCTACACGTGGGCCAACCACGAGATGTCGTATCTGGCGGGCGTTCTGGCCGGGACAATGACGACCGAGGAACTCTCGCAAGGGGGTATTTCCAACGATCCCGCCACCGCCCAGATCGGCTTCGTCGGCGGCGTCGACGAATCGCTCATCAACGCCTTCGAGCAGTCCTACGTCGCCGGCGCCGAGTGGGTCAACCAGGACGTCGAGGTCAACGTCGGCTACATCGGCGACTACACCGACACGGACACGGCC
This genomic interval from Halalkalicoccus subterraneus contains the following:
- a CDS encoding MFS transporter — its product is MNERPRLALVVWSVLVSQVFLYPGLDETVSALGGSEIVLAGTWFLAAEFSAFVVCAVLWGVASDSLGSRTPLVVLGAAGGAASYLAVALAPSVGLGFGAVLLLRVVGGAFTIGAFSLSITMLMDLSGEHGRNMGAAGTAIGLGAAIGSVVGGQLATIDPLAPLYGGAVLLGGAAALAATVPDRSTGGGLPVDMIVDRVRTRPVLLVPFAFGYIDRLTAGFFALTGVAYFRDTFGIDAATAGFTLALFFVPFAVLQYPVGSLSDRVGRFLPVVVGSLLYGVTIITVALAPSYVVAAGLMVLVGVCGALVSPTTMALVTDIVPATERGAAMGGFNVFGSLGMLSGFLIGGTVTELYGYLPAFLVAGGLEIAIAILASRSVHRITVSDGGLSSDVSND
- a CDS encoding zinc ribbon domain-containing protein → MSQSVSQKRPWLAALLGALATGVGHIYLRRWRRGFAWVGVLFAVTVLFVDSAVVETLANGTAVDPIAIAPILLVGGLSAADAYLLAHVHNAVARLAVTSDGQLTHCPHCGKELDTDLEFCHWCTTDLSELDEISSDTRDKKDDPYRN
- a CDS encoding metal-dependent hydrolase, encoding MWPWGHAATGYLLYAAYTRLRYDRPPDGPATLLLLFGTQLPDLIDKPLAWTLLVLPSGRSLGHSLLLLVPLVLIAAVVVRNRDTEWAIALAVGALSHAIVDVLPAALRGEFAYTTSLVWPLLPPPPYDEQGRTIIGQFLSLEPTPMLTFELVLALVAVAVWWRQGRPGIDTIRAVVVARDG
- a CDS encoding isocitrate lyase/PEP mutase family protein, with the translated sequence MTTTGGALRERLASDEILACPGVHDPLTAAVADSVGFDAIYMTGYGTSLSKIGYPDAGFITMPEMIDNATNIQERIDVPLIADADNGYGNATNVVRTVREYIKAGVGAIHIEDQTFPKRCGHTKGRQVIPREEAVGKIEAAAAVRDERAPEFVLIARTDARGTGDGSLEAAIGRANDFLAAGADVAFVEGPTDERELERVGREVDGPIVYNFVGDMGSSPYVELSALEEWGFDLVVFPIASTLSTIANVHADLSTFADDPVAAMRDIDDEFNDRPVGSLHEFSGFPEVVEWERQFLPEKEQDKYEGSLGDDLDSE
- a CDS encoding isochorismatase family protein is translated as MDSPHDFDIDYDPADFGASVGLGERPALLVIDLINAFTDPTTRLGSDVSDVLERTEQLLAAFRDRDLPRYFTTVAFEDSYGDAGRFIEKVPALKELRLGTEAVDVDERIAPTDGERVILKKYASAFFGTDLQTELTTDRVDTLVLAGVTTSGCVRATAVDSLQHGYRTIVPADAVGDRAEGPHRANLFDINAKYGDVVTTDDVLSHLSDNV
- a CDS encoding hydantoinase B/oxoprolinase family protein is translated as MSESPDFVGEHDVDQTTLDIIESTLSNTRYEMDRVVETTAISPVIREQSDQFPLIADAKGRMVMGQFGSAIDTILANSAFEREDLADGDVIATNDPYMCAGAVSHTPDMLLLRPVFYEGDLVGFSSQWGNLMDVGGKTPGSMPVQASTIFEEGMRLPPVKLYKGGEIDSELLESFAHNTRLPEHAEADIKALAAGTKAAETRIHELCDRFGKETYVEACDAILDRTRDGMIDLIHEFVPEGERYTFEDYVDDDGMGNGPIKLHLEIYREGETVYLDWTGTDEQVPGTVNFLLNEKMFKMFTGVFLIMAFDPLLTFNDGYYDLFEVTLPEGSVVQPEFPAALGNRLPMMARQFDVLQATFSKLIDGFSVAGSYGTSPNLVYAGTDSEGNDFQMLEILYGGIPARPGGDGLDGHSWWPMFRTVPAEYQEAYYPLSIDEYSTRSDTGGAGQFRGGHGITKVYTFEEDGAITFQDDRAHTYPWGVDGGSHAQTSEKTLIRTDGTEEELPSKVENVAVEAGDTLVFSTAGGGGLGDPLERDPDVVAREVRRGLVSESAAEAEYGVVLDEGSVDDVATEDRREELHRTRDEPEAFDYGPLPDDETLEARIAAERREFDDRHN
- a CDS encoding hydantoinase/oxoprolinase family protein, whose protein sequence is MTYNLGVDVGGTFTDVIVFDETTHELTIDKVLSTPSDPSEGVLRGVEEATEKAGTSVGELELLFHGTTVVTNMLLEETGSRVGLITTAGHEDILHLARAWTPGPLYGWMDMEKPAPLADLVDTWGITGSISSPAGEVTEPLDEDAVREAVAELDAAGVESVTVALLNSYLNPAHEERVREIVAEKAPGLPVSISSDIVPEYGEYERTLTTVINDYARPTVIEYLDGLDESLAAAGSTATMNVVRSDGGLMSSEAAKGRPVELALSGPSGGVVGAATIASEKGVPDVLTLDMGGTSTDVSLVEDGTPETARQTKVGYREFKSRSVDVNTVGAGGGSIARVQLSGSLQVGPESAGADPGPACYGQGGEEPTVTDANVVLGRIPPTVQLGGRMELDREAARDAVATIADERGTTIEEAAQAILDIVNENMHSALRVVSVERGYDPREFGLVAFGGAGPMHANALADVMGTYPLLIPPGPGVMSAFGFLTSDVRNEFSETYLETEDDIDGADVAEKLRDLETEAGEWLVSEGVDEADHAFDYFADCRYFRQDIQMSIPITIENLRDEAGLAEIKDDFEARHDRQFGFSLDAPLEIATLRVIGNGTLQGVTIEEQPRTDADPTGAELDSHEVYFNGEYYDTSVYDRAQLRPGNEIDGPAIVTDDDSTVVVQPDHVATIDRYGNIEINRGDRQ
- a CDS encoding helix-turn-helix domain-containing protein, with product MFIATVHFTQHRDCILRRLTTDVDSPVPIEIEEIQNGLVTFVLRSGRHTDAFQPVLEAADHVEHVKRLDDENLLVTKPSCGAYSAIYQNHGTLRRSNTVSGRQREYNVLAFRREDLKNILDDLGTFGTVTLGKLEEFRADIDSPLTDRQRDVAIEALTRGYYDWPRAITNEALAEELGISRATLQEHLRKAERALLSAALVDGHKRTGEGRFERIELE
- a CDS encoding BMP family lipoprotein, whose protein sequence is MGDSYNDSTDSRTGRETTNIDRRSVLASGAAIISATSLAGCLGGDESGNGNDSGGGGSGGGTTNVAIVSSPAGFDDNAFNDLALEGLQTAAEEYDIEINEVEETEQAQYQSTQSELASSGEYDLIVLVSYNHTEALTQNAADYPDQNWMLINDHVEEPNVAGYTWANHEMSYLAGVLAGTMTTEELSQGGISNDPATAQIGFVGGVDESLINAFEQSYVAGAEWVNQDVEVNVGYIGDYTDTDTAADIASSQYGAGADIVYHAAAAAGRGVFEAAQENGRLAIGVDSDQSQTLPDFQDVILGSAVKYINEGTREVAVAIAEGNFESVTGDNTLGLEDEAVDCVIGQAFEGQLPDAVQQNLDEAKQGITNGDITVPCSASGCN